From the Planktothricoides raciborskii GIHE-MW2 genome, the window GGAAACCGATTACTGACTTTAGCCTTATATGAATCGGCGGCTGAAGCTACTTGTTTAGTTGGCGATTTATTGGGAATGGCTAACTATGTTGATGCCGTGATGCCTCACGCTAAAAATTTACTAGATCAAGTAAAATTATATGAAGCCAAATATTTAGAATATATTTTCCAAAGCCATCCCTTAAACGCGGTCAATTTGGGATTGTCTTTTTTTATAAAAACTAGGAATTACTTTTCCTGAACAGCCGACTCAACCGGATAATCAAGAGTTGTTACAAAGGACGACTTTAAGTTTAAGCAATTACGGGATTGAAAATTTAGTCAATTTGCCAGAAATGACCGATTTGTCGTCAAAAGCGGCAAGGCGGATTTTGCTAAATATTGCGTCACTCGCCTATGAAACAAATTGCGATAAAATTTTATTTATTTTAGCCAGACCCATTGGTTTATTTTTGACCTATGGCAATAGTCCTTTAGCCCCATTAGCTTATGCAAATTATGGTTTGATTCTTGGTGGACTACTGGAAAAGATGCCGGTTATCAGTTAGGGCAGGTGGCTTTACAGTTATTGCATCAAGGAGATAGCCAAGAAATTCAAGCCAAGGTATTGGTGAATGTGGCTTGTTTGATTGAACATTGGCAAAAGCCGATTCGCGAAAGCTACTGTTTCTTCGGGGATATCAAAGTGGCTTATAAATGGGAGATTTAGAATTTGCAGGTTTAGCGGTTCAAGTTTATTCTTACTATGCTTATTTTAGTGGGATGCCGCTGGATATTTTACAGGAAGAACTTATTATGCAGCGGCTATTGAGCAAATTAATCAAAAACAAACGTTAAGTTATCAACGGTTGCTGCTACAAGTGGTCAGCAATTTGATGGTGCGATCGCCCTATCCCTGTAACCTAATTGGCAGCCATTACAACGAATCAGAGACGGTGCCACTGCATGACGAATCTCACAGATTTTTGGTAATTTTTTATACCAATTTCCAAACTTATTGCTACGATTTTGAGGTTAATTTAATGTTGCATCTTTAATTATAAATGGTATTATTATGAGATGAATAAAGTCATCCTGAATTATCTATTTCAAGATTTTTCCCAGGCTTTAACCCATTTAGGCAATACTCAACAATATTTAGCCACCGCTACTGGGTTAGTGATTGTGCCACTGTTTTATTTCTACGATTCTCTGGTCAACTTGGCTGTTTATCCCCAAAAAACAGCGGCAGAACAGGAACAAATTTTGACAAAAGTGACGAATAATCAAACAAAAATGCAACTGTTTGCCCAGAATGCGCCGATGAATTATCGCCATAAGTTTGATTTAGTGGCAGCGGAACGCGATCGCGTATTGGGGAATAAAGCAGAAGCCATTGAAATCTACGATCGCGCGATCGCCGGGGCGCAAAAAAATCAGTATCTCCAAGAAGAAGCATTAGCCAATGAACTGGCCGCCAAATTTTATTTAGACTGGGGAAAAGAAAAAGTGGCGACTGGCTATCTCCAAGAAGCTTACTATGCGCTCGTTGGGGAACACAGGCGAAAATCGCCGATTTAGAAACTCGTTATCCCCAAATGCTGGCGCCGATTCTCAACCGAGAAAAAACCCGATTAATTTATCCGCAACTATTGCTCACTTGCCTGCTATTACTCACACTTCTCATTCCAGTAGTTTCTCAGGAATTTTAGATTTGGCATCGGCGATCAAAGCTTCCCAAGCCCTTTCCAGTCAAATGGAATTATCTGAGTTACTTTCCAGTTTAATGCAAGACGATTTTAACGTGATTTTTTTCCAGGGTATTTTTCCAGAGCAATTTTTTTGATTTCGCCAAAAGAAACCGGGTTTCTGTTTTGCTGACCACCGATAACTGGGATACCCGCAGCAGAAACCCGGTTTCTGAAAATAGAGAATGGCGATTAGCGCGATCGCTTTTCTTGGTCTTGACGACGGCGATCGCGCCACTCCGCTAGGGTTAAATAGATTACGCCACCGCTAATTGTAATTAGCAACAGAAAAGCGACCGAAGCCAGTATAGTCAAGGTCGAAGTTTCCACTACTCCTCCATTGGATCATAATGTTGAATCATAATTGTCGATTTTCCATTGTAAATCCAGGCAACAGGCAAGAGGCAAGAGGGGCAGAGGAGATGAGGAGCCCGCCGTCGGATGAGGGGATGAGGGGCAGAGGAGATGAGGGAAAAAATTCTCCCCTGTTCCCCCGCTCGATGGCGGCTCCCCTGCACCTCTTCCCCTGCTCGATGGCGGCTCCCCCGCTCCCCCGCTCGATGGCGGCTCCTCTGAAAAAAACCCTCTAGGGCATTGCGGGCAATTCGCCCAAAATTTTGAATTGAATATGATTCAAGGCCAATTCACCAATGGGGATTTGCCGCTTATGGACGCGCACCCCATCCAGATTGAGACTTTCAAAGCGGATGCCTTTGCCCAATTCCACATGATACCAAGCCAAACCCATAAAAAATCGCAGGGGATAAGTGCCACGTTCGATCAAATCATCGGGGTTGGATTCCATTGGCACCCAACCGACACCGGGAATATAAAATTCCAACCAGACATGATTGTAGTCAGGGTGCAGGGGAATATTTTGCCGGTCAGGATGGGGCGGACATTTATAGCGACCCACAGTTCGACAAGCAATCCCATTGAGACGCAACAAGGCTAAAAGGACGCCAACATATTCGCCACAAGACCCAACCCCTCGTTGCAAAACTTGATCCGGGGGATCGATTTTCGGTTGAATTCCGTAAGAGAGTTTGTCATAGACATAATCCCGAATGCTGAGAATTTTCCGCAGCAAATTAGTTTCAGTGCCGATCGCTTCTTGGGCAGCTTGGCGGACAATTTCCGTATCCATTGCCAGATGATCGTTATCCACTAAATAACGCTCTTGAAACTCTGGGGGCAGTGGGGGTAAATTTTCCACATCTAGTGGTTTTAATTGATACTTAATCCCCCGCACTTCGATCAAAGCTTTCCAGCCAAAAATTCCCGATTGATGACCTTTTAAGTGATCGAATTTAAACAGAGCAATGCGTTGTCCTTCTTCAATTTCTTCCGTAAAAGGCATTCCGATCGCTTCCACCGACCTAAGATGCTGGCGATCGGTTTCCGCTGGCAAAGCAATGCGCCATTCTAAATTTTCTAAATGAACCTCATCAAGACAAGCCAACTCTTCCACATAAGACATTTCCACTAAATAGCCATTAGACAAGGCAAAACCCTGGTCTGGGTTATAATAAAAATCTAGGGGATGAATTAACACGCGATCGCGGAAAGTTAACTGATAAGGATCGCTGGAATTCGGGTCATCTCTAATATAAGGTTCCTCATTAGAATAAACCACATATAAAATATCTTTGCCGGTGGTGGGATCTCGGTGAAACGCCAAACCCGTCGGATTTGCAAAGGGAGTTAACACGCTAAATTTAATCTCACCTGTGGCGCGATCCATGCAATAAACCGTTTGTTCGGTACTATCACAAACCCATAATTCTTCTTCCCGAACCGTTATATTTTCCACTCCAATGCCCGGAGCATAAAACTGAGTAATTTGTTGACCATTATAGCGATTAAAAACGAAAATTAAGCCGGTTCTTTGACAGCTAACATATACCGTCGATTGCCAAACCGCCACACTATTGGCGGGATACGCTAAGGTGACAAAATGTTGAGGATTTAACCGTTTACTTCCCAGGGTATCGGTGACATTCTCACAAAAATACACACTGTTATCACGAGTTAACCATAAGCTCTTGTCCCAAATCCCTAACCCGGTACTATCAATAAATTCCTCAGCTTGTTCAGGATTGAGAACCTTAGTATTATCATTAGTGCAGTCTATTTCAAGTAAATACCCTCGAATTGAGTCAATAGTTATTAAGCGATCGCCAATAAATGCCATGCCGTGAAGTTTATAGACCCCATGAGGTCTAACTGTTCTTAACCATTGATTTGTTTCAGCGGAAACAATGAGTTTTTCTAGAGTCATACGGAATGTGAGATTGCTAAAATTAAACCGGGTGCCTGAATCATACCCTTGCCTTTTCCTTTCCTGACTCTAGCCAAGATTAAATTATGCTTAAATTTTTAACCCTGGCCACTAGGCGGAACGGAAATTAGCAGTTATCATAGAATAAAAGTTTTTCTGTTGGGTTGCTAGGCTCGCTCCTGGTTAAACTGCTCTAAACGCAAGGATCCAAACGCACAATACAGCATCAAGGAAGCAGCATAAAGGCGATCGCCTCGTTTCCCCAGAGGATAACTTTTACTCTACCAGGGTACTCTACCAACGGGTACTGAATTCTATCTGTTCAGAGAGAGCGTTTCTTTACCCACCGGAGATCAATGCAATTACCCGGCTGTGATCTAGGGAACCAATCGGTTTTAAAAGTCTCTGGTATTTAGTAAACGTTTCACATCCCCTAAATCTGGCCCGGATTAAATGACGTGCATCTACCGAACAATCCATCTACCAAATGAGAAAATATCATAAATATCGTGCTTTTGAGACATTTGGTAAATTAATCATTTGTCCGGGTAAAATCCCCGGTAGGTAATTTCAAGCAAGCAGGTTTATTATGTCTGGGAAAAAGCATCCTCTAAATATATTGTCAATTTCTCTGCTTCTCTTTCTGGGACTCTTTAGTACCCCGATCGCCCGAACCCAAGCCCAAAGCCCTATCCAGTCCAGGGAAATCAGTCAAGGATTAGGCAGTGATTGGAATGCCTTTGAGACAGAGAACACGGGAAATGCACCCGGTCGAAGAGTCGGTGGGGCAACCAGAGGCAGTTGCCCAAGCGGGCGAAAACCTTTGACCGCCATCATTCCTGAATCCGAAATCGGTCGAACTGTCTCACCATATCCCAGTATTTTCTTATATGTGCCTTCAACTCCCGAAAAAACCAAAATGGAGTTTGAACTTCGGGATGAAAACGAAAATTTGCTTTACAAGCAAGAGTTCTTGGGTAACGGACAAGATGGCATTTACCGCATTGATATTCCCACTTATGTCAATCCTTTGCAAGAAGGTAAAAGTTACCTTTGGTCATTTAGCTTAATTTGTAGTGAAACCGACTTAGCGGCAAGTTCTGTGGTGGGTGGCTGGATTAACCGGATCGAAGATAGTCAATTGGTTCAAAGACAAATTCAATCCGCCCCTCCAGGCGATCGCCCAGCAGAATACACCAAAGAACTCCTCTGGTATGATTTAATGGCCAGTTTAGCGGATCTGCGTCAGTCAGAACCTAACAATCCCACCTTTGAAAATAGATGGGAAAATTTACTAAATGAGGTCGGTCTAAATGACTTGGCAACTGAACCGTTAAATTAAACAAGTAAATTGAAGCCTAAAAGCGATCGCTAGAAACAGGCGTTTTCTGTAGAAACCTGGTTTTTTGGGTCCTCTGGGGTGGGGGTAGAAACCCGGTTTTTTTTAAAAAACCGGGTTTTTTGAGTTGCTTGAATAAACCTGGTTTTTTTGGTCTTCTGCTTGCTTACAATTTAATCGCTGGCTTCAACTCTGGCTGAACCTCTGGGTTAAAGAATTGCTGATTTTTCACCAAATTAGGCATCACTAAATCGGCAATAATCGGCACATGATCTGAACCTAAACTAGGCCCAAGGCGCAGATCCGCCACTTGAATTTCCTCACTAACTAAGCAATGGTCAACGGGAATAGCTTTGAAGAAATTTTTTGCTTGATAAGTGGGCAAGATGCCGAAACCTTGACGAGTATTTATTAACCGGGAATTTTTTAAGGTATTTTCGTAATATGGCGACCACATCGTCACGTTTAAATCTCCCGCCACCACCACAGGTTTTTTTAGTGCCGCAACAGTTTCAGCCATTTCTTTTAACTGTTCATTGCGCCAATTAAATCCATCCTGACCAAATACAAATGGCGGATAAGCATGACTGGCAATCAGGGAAAAATCAGCCCCTTGATTAATATCAGTAATCACATAGCCACGATTTTTACCATGAATGTTTAGCTTAGGATTTTCTAGGGGCAGAGTGCTATAAATTTGGATATCAATCTTTTCTGCACTCACATGATAGTTAAAAGTATCATCTAATTTTTTCAGTTCTTGGATCCATTGATTACTCGCCTCCATAAAAATGGCAATATCAGGTTTTTCGGTTTTCACCCAAGAAATTACCTGATCGTATTCAGAGTTACTAGCTAATACATTAAACGCCAAAACTCGCAGAGTTTGCGGGGGATTACTGGCAGCAATTCCTTGGGGAATATACCAAGGCAAAATTTCCATACCATTGATAAAAATACTCACTAAACTCACCACGACCCATTGTTGCCGCTGAGTTAAGAAAAAGTAAACTAAAGCAGAAATTCCGATCGCTAAGTATTGGGCTTTAAAAGAGTTGGTAACATCCAAATATTGATGGTATAAGCCCAAGTATCCCGCTAAGGATAAGCACATCGTCATCAGGATGAGTGCCACAAAAGCATAGAAAATCCATTGGTTTAGCGCCGAATTCGATCGCCCTTGGAAAACCGTCATAAGCAAAGATGTTTCTCGCAGATCGCAAAATTAATCCTTTTTACTATAACTGGCGATCGCCTCATCGGAATAGGCAGAGTGGCCCCCGGTCGGATCCGGCGACTTTTCTCCGACCGAAAGCCCCGAAAGCCCCGAAAGCACTACCTACATTCACGCGATCGCCTTAAATCGATGATTGATTAAACAATCAATAATAAATAAAACTTAATAATTAAGGGAAGATTCTCAAGAAGAAATAACAAATATCACTGGATAATCGAGAAAAAAATATCAGCTAATAAATAAAAAAATAAATCAATAAAATCCTTGACACTTCTGTTCAATATTAGTTATAAAGGAAGAGTATCATAACTTAAGCAGGCTCTAGATTTACATTAAATATCTGCATATGCGATTTTGGTGATAAATACCCAGCATAAGTTAATCTTTGATGCGTAAATAATCAGTATCAATCAAAAGACCGTATATGAGAACACAATCTTTGCTTGCACCCTTGAGTTGTTCGGCTTTAATTAGCGCTGGATTAGGCTTATTGATGCCGGTTTTGCCTGCCTTAGCCGTCACTTCTGAAGTCAACAATATCAACCCTGTAGAGCATTCTAGTGTGACAAATTCTGAGCAATTTCTGATCTCTCAAGGGGGGTGCCCAAGAGCGAAGGTCATCGAGGCTTATGAAACCGATACCTACTATGCCTCAATTTGTGAGGATCGCAATGGGGAGCGGTTTTATTATGGCCAACACAAAGGCAACGGAAGTTCGGTCAACGTCTACGGAGTCCAATCCACAGATAGTGGATACTACATAGCGTATACCACCGATGATTCCGGGAATGAATACACTTACATGGTTGGGCCATCTTTGGATGTTTATAAGAACGGTGATTTGATTTTTTCTGAACCGACTTATTAATCAATAATTGGTCACTTAAAAACCAATTTTTTCAGAACATCAGGGATGATCTACAAAAATTTTGACAGCTTTTTAGTTTTTATGGTAAAACACAGCATGATAGTTAAACCAGCCCACCGCTTGTCTTAAATATCATGTTCTTTCACGTTTTCCTGGGTTAAAGGTGATGAAATTACCAACGCCCAGGGTATATCGGATTAGATCGGGGTGAATCGATGATGATTAGACCCGGAGAAATTCAGTTTGTGGATAAAAATAATCAAAATAAAAAGGCGATCGCCTCAACTATGTCTTGAAAAGAAATTTGAGAAGTGCGATCGCCCATAAGGGGGAGATAATTTGTGGATGCTATAAAACCGCCACAAACTTTTTACATGAATAGATTATAACTCCAGTTTTTCTATTTTGTCAACAATAGTCGATCTACTTTTTGCTTACCGAAAAATCGGCTATTCTCCGAGGATTTACGGATCGGGGGTCACATCCCAAACCGACGGGAAACGACGTCAAAGCCGGGGGGAGAAGGGAAAATTATTAATTAAAGGGATTAATTAAAGGGGTTTGAGGGGGGTGAGGATGACCGAGAGGCGATCGCTTCGGCGACGATTTTGCCAGAACAGATCGTTCCGGGAATTCCTGCCCCTGGATGAGTTCCAGCCCCCACCAAGTAAAGATTTTCCACATCTTCGCTATGATTGTGGGGTCGAAACCAAGCGGATTGCATCAAAGTTGGTTGCACGGAAAAAGCACTGCCCAAGTAACTATTGAGGGTATCCCGGAAATGCAGGGGATCGATGTAACGTTCCGTCAAAATATGTTGAGATAAATTTGGCAAGTAGCGCTGTTCTAAATAGTGGATAATTTGATCTCGGTAAGATTTCGCCTGAGTTCGCCAATCCGTCAGCCCCGCTAAATTGGGCACGGGAGAGAGGACATACCAAGCGTCACAACCTTCAGGGGCGATCGCCGGATCCGTGGCAGTGGGACGATGTAAATATAAGGAAAAATCCGCCGCTAACTGCTTGCGGTCAAAAATATCCTGCATTAACTCCCGATACCGTGGGGCCATGATAATTTCATGGTGTCCCATTTGCTCATAACGGCGATTGGTGCCGAAGTAGAGGACAAACAACGACATAGAATAATTCATCTTTTTGATGCGGCGATCGCGGTATTTTCGGCGAAACTTTTCCGGTACCAAATTCAAATAAGTATGGGCGACATCCCCATTACTGACAATCACATCAGCGGCAATAAATTCCCCATTTTTCAGCTTTACCCCATCGGCTTTGCGGGTATTTTCATTCATAGAAATTTGCTCAACCTCAGTATTGAGGAAAATTTCCCCGCCCATTTCTGTAAACAACCGTACCAAGGCTTGAACCAGCGCCCCAGTGCCGCCCATTGCATACCAAATTCCTTGATGTTGTTCTAATTGGTGAATCATCGCATAAATCGCCGAACTGGTAAAAGGATTTCCCCCAATCAATAGGGGATGAAAACTAAAAACTTGCCGCAATCTTTCATCCTTAATATATTGATTCACAAAGGAAGTGACAGATTTATAGGATTGCAACTGCAACATATCCGGCGCCACTGGCAACATATCCGTAAACCGGCTAAAGGCTTTGGTCATCAAGGGAAATCCTTTTTGATAAATTTGCTCCGTAGCTTGAGCAAATTGCTCATATCCTGCCACATCTGCGGGATTAAATTGCCGAATTTGCTCAATTAAAGCATCGCGATCGCTGTTATAATAAAAAGCGGAACCATCGGCAAATCTCACGGTATAAAAAGGGTCAAGGGGAACTAACTGGACATAATCACTGGTTTTTTTGCCATGCAGTTGAAATAACTCATCAATCAACTGGGGCGCCGTAATAATCGTCGGCCCGCCATCAAAAATAAAGCCATCTTGTTCATAAACATAAGCCCGACCTCCTGGGCGATCGCGCTTGTCCAAAATCTGCACCTGATGTCCTTGGGCTTGCAATCTAATTGCTGCCGATAAACCGCCAAAGCCACTGCCGATTACTACAATTTTCATCTGATTTTATTTCACCTATTTCACCCAGATTGCCATAATGCATCAAACAAGTTGCATGCATTCTGATCTTAATCCCGTTGTTCCACTACTCCGACTAAAGACTGTAAATCAAACAGGCGATCGCCCCCACTCAAACAAATTCCCGCACTAATTACCGTCAAATCCTCTTTAGCGATCGCCGAAGTATGACACTCCCCCGTAGTCGTAGTCCATTCCACCAACCAATAATCATCCCCGCGATCTTCAAACTTTTGTAACTCACCGCCCCCCATTTTCAAAGCCTGCTGTAAACGCCCTTCATCATTTTTCTGATGAAAATTGCCACTCTGGTTTGCCCGCAACTCATAAGCGATTCGCATTTCTGGAGTCATCCCTTTAAATCGCAGTTTTTCCGGTGGCGTCATCTGCTGAAATTGCAGGCACAACTCCTGGGTCGCGATCGGATCTGCCCGTCGATCGATCGCTTCAAACCACCAAGAAGCCCCATCAAATCGAGCCATAATCGGGTCAAAGGATCCAGCCTCACTCACCAAATGCACCACCACGGGCTGAACCACGGACTGAATTAATCCCATGCGCTGCCGCAAATCCGACTCATTCACCGGATAAGCTAACCAACTTTTCCCTTGAATGCGATCGACTAACCACAAACGCACTAAAGGAAATTGGGCTAAATATTCCGTAATCTCTGGTAAATCTGCCTCCGCCACCAACCGGGCAGTTTTCTCATTTATCGGTTGAAAAATTCCCCAACCTTCAAACTTTTTCGATTTCGGAGTAAAAGTATAAATCAACCCCGCCACACGAGTTCTAACTTTTCCCCCCCTGACCGACGGAGCAACAAATTGGGTTTCGCAAAGTTGGGCTAATTCGGCGGCAATTTGCTTGATTAAATTTCTAATATCTGCCATAAATTATCTTTTGCCAGAAATTTCAGGTAATTTGCTGTAATTGCTGTAAAAGCTGCAAAAATTCTGGCGGCACTTTGTCCACCAACCAAACGCCATTATCACTCCGATAAAACGGATAACCTTGGGCATCCATAGCGGCAGCATCTACCATAAAGACCACCGGACGACCGTGGCGTTCTCCTACCTTTTTGGCGATCGCTATTTCAGCGGACAAATGCACATGATGACGGCTCATTTTCTGCAATCCTTGCTTCAGAATTGAATCCACCGCACTTGCTGCCGTACCGTGATACAGCTTCTCTGGAGGCTTGACTGCTGCTAACTGGAGGTCAACCGCAACACTATGGCCTTGATTTGCCCTAATTTTACCTTTAGTTTCATCAAAAGAAAAACGTTTTTTATCATTTTTAGCCACCACTGCTTGCAACTCATCCGCCGAAATGGGAAAGCCATCTTTTGCAGCGGCAGCTAACAGCATTTCTACCGGAACCCAACCGCCAACATCCAGAGTTAAACCCAGTTTTTCTGGCTGGTGACGTAAATGATAGCTCAGATATTTACTAATTTTTACCAATCGCGATTGATGCATCATTTTAACCGTGCCTCAAACAAACTGATAAGTAAATTCAGAGATTAAATCAACTCGACCTTTGCGTAAAAAAGCCG encodes:
- a CDS encoding transglutaminase family protein codes for the protein MTLEKLIVSAETNQWLRTVRPHGVYKLHGMAFIGDRLITIDSIRGYLLEIDCTNDNTKVLNPEQAEEFIDSTGLGIWDKSLWLTRDNSVYFCENVTDTLGSKRLNPQHFVTLAYPANSVAVWQSTVYVSCQRTGLIFVFNRYNGQQITQFYAPGIGVENITVREEELWVCDSTEQTVYCMDRATGEIKFSVLTPFANPTGLAFHRDPTTGKDILYVVYSNEEPYIRDDPNSSDPYQLTFRDRVLIHPLDFYYNPDQGFALSNGYLVEMSYVEELACLDEVHLENLEWRIALPAETDRQHLRSVEAIGMPFTEEIEEGQRIALFKFDHLKGHQSGIFGWKALIEVRGIKYQLKPLDVENLPPLPPEFQERYLVDNDHLAMDTEIVRQAAQEAIGTETNLLRKILSIRDYVYDKLSYGIQPKIDPPDQVLQRGVGSCGEYVGVLLALLRLNGIACRTVGRYKCPPHPDRQNIPLHPDYNHVWLEFYIPGVGWVPMESNPDDLIERGTYPLRFFMGLAWYHVELGKGIRFESLNLDGVRVHKRQIPIGELALNHIQFKILGELPAMP
- a CDS encoding phytoene desaturase, producing the protein MKIVVIGSGFGGLSAAIRLQAQGHQVQILDKRDRPGGRAYVYEQDGFIFDGGPTIITAPQLIDELFQLHGKKTSDYVQLVPLDPFYTVRFADGSAFYYNSDRDALIEQIRQFNPADVAGYEQFAQATEQIYQKGFPLMTKAFSRFTDMLPVAPDMLQLQSYKSVTSFVNQYIKDERLRQVFSFHPLLIGGNPFTSSAIYAMIHQLEQHQGIWYAMGGTGALVQALVRLFTEMGGEIFLNTEVEQISMNENTRKADGVKLKNGEFIAADVIVSNGDVAHTYLNLVPEKFRRKYRDRRIKKMNYSMSLFVLYFGTNRRYEQMGHHEIIMAPRYRELMQDIFDRKQLAADFSLYLHRPTATDPAIAPEGCDAWYVLSPVPNLAGLTDWRTQAKSYRDQIIHYLEQRYLPNLSQHILTERYIDPLHFRDTLNSYLGSAFSVQPTLMQSAWFRPHNHSEDVENLYLVGAGTHPGAGIPGTICSGKIVAEAIASRSSSPPSNPFN
- a CDS encoding DUF928 domain-containing protein, whose translation is MSGKKHPLNILSISLLLFLGLFSTPIARTQAQSPIQSREISQGLGSDWNAFETENTGNAPGRRVGGATRGSCPSGRKPLTAIIPESEIGRTVSPYPSIFLYVPSTPEKTKMEFELRDENENLLYKQEFLGNGQDGIYRIDIPTYVNPLQEGKSYLWSFSLICSETDLAASSVVGGWINRIEDSQLVQRQIQSAPPGDRPAEYTKELLWYDLMASLADLRQSEPNNPTFENRWENLLNEVGLNDLATEPLN
- a CDS encoding RNA 2'-phosphotransferase — translated: MMHQSRLVKISKYLSYHLRHQPEKLGLTLDVGGWVPVEMLLAAAAKDGFPISADELQAVVAKNDKKRFSFDETKGKIRANQGHSVAVDLQLAAVKPPEKLYHGTAASAVDSILKQGLQKMSRHHVHLSAEIAIAKKVGERHGRPVVFMVDAAAMDAQGYPFYRSDNGVWLVDKVPPEFLQLLQQLQQIT
- a CDS encoding endonuclease/exonuclease/phosphatase family protein, with the translated sequence MTVFQGRSNSALNQWIFYAFVALILMTMCLSLAGYLGLYHQYLDVTNSFKAQYLAIGISALVYFFLTQRQQWVVVSLVSIFINGMEILPWYIPQGIAASNPPQTLRVLAFNVLASNSEYDQVISWVKTEKPDIAIFMEASNQWIQELKKLDDTFNYHVSAEKIDIQIYSTLPLENPKLNIHGKNRGYVITDINQGADFSLIASHAYPPFVFGQDGFNWRNEQLKEMAETVAALKKPVVVAGDLNVTMWSPYYENTLKNSRLINTRQGFGILPTYQAKNFFKAIPVDHCLVSEEIQVADLRLGPSLGSDHVPIIADLVMPNLVKNQQFFNPEVQPELKPAIKL